A genomic segment from Lutzomyia longipalpis isolate SR_M1_2022 chromosome 3, ASM2433408v1 encodes:
- the LOC129791982 gene encoding uncharacterized protein C7orf50 produces the protein MLFVFVDIQLSARKMPRGKPRKNGEKSLKRKANDDDGEGAIEEEHQDDLDRQPTEEELRESEKPENQMNVESVRDKKRKLTEKQAENSREKLKNLAKETAHDYLIRWKNDKKQWKFEKVKQKFIQNNALNEENFNQEMWPIVLEYLGKSKGASRDYLIETAQKVIQEVDQAIQKDPQNAHLLHESRYLRARELLQMLN, from the exons ATGTTGTTTGTTTTTGTTGACATTCAGCTGAGTGCGAGAAAAATGCCTCGAGGAAAACCCAGGAAAAACGGAGAAAAATCCCTGAAAAGGAAAGCTAATGACGATGATG GCGAAGGTGCAATTGAGGAGGAACATCAGGATGACCTGGATAGACAACCCACAGAGGAAGAACTCCGAGAGAGCGAGAAGCCTGAGAATCAAATGAATGTTGAATCAGTGAGAGACAAAAAGCGCAAATTGACAGAGAAGCAGGCAGAAAATTCGCGTGAGAAGCTGAAGAATCTAGCAAAGGAGACTGCCCATGATTACCTGATCCGTTGGAAGAATGACAAGAAACAGTGGAAGTTTGAGAAggtaaagcaaaaatttattcagaacAATGCCCTCAATGAGGAGAATTTCAACCAGGAGATGTGGCCAATTGTTCTGGAGTACCTGGGAAAGAGTAAAGGGGCTAGTCGGGATTATCTCATTGAAACCGCACAGAAGGTCATTCAGGAAGTTGACCAGGCAATCCAAAAAGATCCCCAAAATGCCCATTTACTCCATGAGAGTCGATACCTGCGTGCTCGAGAACTTTTACAAATGCTCAATTAA
- the LOC129791842 gene encoding zinc finger protein 568 isoform X1 → MPSFCIIPSCVGKYSHTADISFHKFPHKDSALVQKWIDFVVQERGSEWKPSRWSSICSRHFDQTDYRQHCGRRCLKPQAVPSQLTPREDVAVDDPPKQSCLLCGEQTGKSACAKGGSEVSEWIAKCFPAISFEKSHREISPCDDCVTRLKTFAAFVDTVTQYQRDKLKIPQDKMSQERQKGVKIKQEVMVKEEMNPQVANELREAFSEPHFEEVPTQATDKTSCDQYLDEIFNCVQPDEVENCEIMEISDLEKVFIDIAEETSDTEVKIPPKNRIEIISSISVKSELKPEGWITDLAPIPAFPLHVDHSYAKSPFSIDNRCKMEKLDGNPAEKTSTSTPRINIIKNLVLPHRCDKCPAHFDTLTALSDHKIGHHAPWKKPSCVICGEFFDTVKDCLAHRFKLHHKIAERKLLNRRAKCRNCGQYFPSELVHNHHQRFLCERRKEPTFPCPKCQQEFPKLLELRKHTLENHPEIFHNRRVPKIRDDGHFRCDACDRNFGTKANLQRHQRQHRPKVLWDKKCDDCGQIFDKIRDLRRHVNASPRCSHFQPNLKAAETENLLQFMCSVCGRQFSTPNGLKLHENSHQAQTTKPSSCEICGKKFQRSNLLWQHRISHTEARKFVCRLCPKVFKRANGLHQHIQGFHLKLRPHVCAVCNRGYALKGDMKRCRHSWLKME, encoded by the exons ATGCCatcattttgcattattcCCAGCTGTGTTGGCAAGTACTCCCACACTGCAGACATTTCATTCCACAA attCCCCCACAAAGATTCCGCTCTGGTGCAAAAATGGATTGATTTTGTTGTCCAGGAGCGAGGAAGTGAATGGAAACCATCACGATGGAGTTCCATATGCAGTAGGCATTTCGATCAGACGGACTACCGGCAGCACTGTGGCAGGAGATGCCTCAAACCACAGGCAGTTCCTTCGCAATTGACCCCGAGGGAGGATGTTGCAGTGGATGATCCACCAAAGCAGTCGTGCTTGCTGTGTGGGGAGCAAACGGGGAAGTCAGCATGTGCAAAGGGTGGCAGTGAGGTGTCCGAGTGGATTGCCAAGTGCTTCCCTGCAATATCCTTTGAGAAATCTCATCGGGAAATCTCTCCCTGCGATGATTGCGTCACACGTTTGAAGACCTTTGCTGCTTTTGTGGACACTGTGACGCAGTACCAGAGGGATAAGCTGAAGATTCCCCAGGATAAAATGTCCCAGGAACGACAGAAAGGTGTTAAGATTAAGCAGGAAGTTATGGTGAAGGAAGAGATGAATCCGCAAGTTGCAAATGAGCTGCGTGAAGCATTTTCCGAGCCACATTTTGAGGAAGTTCCCACACAGGCCACCGACAAGACTTCCTGTGATCAGTACCTCGATGAAATCTTCAACTGCGTGCAGCCGGATGAGGTGGAAAATTGCGAAATAATGGAAATTAGTGATTTGGAGAAAGTTTTCATTGATATTGCCGAAGAAACTTCCGATACGGAGGTGAAGATCCCACCAAAGAATCGTATTGAGATCATCAGTTCAATCTCAGTGAAGAGTGAACTGAAACCCGAAGGATGGATCACGGATTTGGCACCAATTCCCGCTTTTCCATTGCACGTGGATCACTCGTATGCTAAATCCCCATTTAGCATTGATAATCGCTGCAAAATGGAGAAGCTGGATGGGAATCCTGCGGAGAAGACGTCAACCAGCACGCCCAggataaatataataaagaatcTCGTCCTGCCGCACAGATGCGACAAGTGTCCAGCGCATTTTGACACCCTAACAGCCCTCAGTGATCACAAGATTGGGCATCATGCTCCCTGGAAGAAGCCCAGTTGTGTGATTTGTGGGGAATTCTTTGACACAGTCAAGGATTGCCTGGCGCACAGATTTAAGCTTCATCACAAAATTGCAGAGAGGAAGCTGCTGAATCGACGTGCAAAATGCCGCAACTGTGGTCAATACTTTCCCAGTGAACTCGTCCATAACCACCATCAGCGCTTCCTCTGTGAACGCAGGAAGGAACCCACATTCCCTTGTCCCAAATGCCAGCAGGAATTCCCAAAGCTACTCGAACTACGCAAGCACACCCTGGAGAATCATCCGGAAATCTTCCACAATCGCCGTGTACCGAAGATTCGTGATGATGGGCATTTCCGGTGTGATGCTTGTGACAGAAATTTCGGCACTAAAGCCAATCTTCAGCGACATCAACGACAGCATCGTCCCAAAGTGTTATGGGATAAGAAATGCGACGATTGTGGGCagatatttgataaaattcgcGATCTTCGACGTCATGTAAATGCCTCACCGCGCTGCTCGCACTTCCAGCCGAATCTCAAAGCGGCAGAAACGGAGAATCTCCTGCAGTTCATGTGCTCTGTGTGCGGGAGACAATTCTCCACACCGAATGGCCTGAAATTGCATGAAAACTCCCACCAGGCACAAACTACAAAACCCAGTTCGTGTGAAATATGCGGGAAAAAATTCCAACGATCAAATCTCCTGTGGCAACATCGAATATCCCACACGGAAGCACGAAAATTTGTCTGCAGACTCTGCCCGAAGGTCTTCAAGCGTGCCAATGGGCTTCATCAGCACATCCAGGGATTCCATTTGAAGCTACGGCCGCATGTGTGCGCAGTCTGCAACCGTGGCTATGCCCTCAAAGGTGACATGAAGCGATGCAGACATTCCTGGCTGAAGATGGAGTGA
- the LOC129791972 gene encoding histone chaperone asf1 has translation MAKVHITNVVVLDNPSSFFNPFQFELTFECIEELKEDLEWKMIYVGSAESEDFDQILDTIYVGPVPEGRHIFVFQADPPDVTRIPEQDAVGVTIVLLTCSYRGQEFVRVGYFINNEYADPELRENPPPKPQFEKLTRNILASKPRVTRFKINWDDATQNGATSHGALADGNMEQDNMGCSVSGTMDENSLAMPVDNTQSNGVNENSNSLAMMEC, from the exons atggcaaaagttCACATCACTAATGTCGTTGTGTTGGACAACCCAAGCAGCTTCTTCAACCCCTTCCAATTTGAACTGACCTTTGAGTGCATTGAGGAGCTAAAGGAAGATCTCGAATGGAAGATGATCTACGTGGGTTCAGCTGAATCTGAGGACTTTGATCAAATTCTCGACACAATCTACGTGGGACCCGTCCCCGAGGGACGCCACATATTTGTCTTCCAAGCTGATCCACCAGATGTAACACGAATCCCCGAGCAGGATGCCGTTGGGGTGACAATTGTCCTCCTGACGTGCTCCTACCGCGGGCAGGAATTTGTCCGTGTTGGGTATTTCATCAATAACGAGTATGCCGACCCGGAATTGCGAGAAAATCCCCCACCGAAGCCACAATTTGAGAAACTCACGCGGAATATTCTCGCATCGAAACCTCGTGTGACGcgattcaaaattaattgggACGATGCAACGCAAAATG GAGCAACATCTCATGGAGCCCTGGCGGATGGGAATATGGAGCAGGATAATATGGGATGTTCAGTTTCGGGGACAATGGATGAGAATAGCCTGGCAATGCCTGTAGATAACACCCAATCCAATGGCGTCAACGAAAACTCCAATTCACTCGCCATGATGGAATGCTGA
- the LOC129791842 gene encoding protein ERGIC-53 isoform X2 yields the protein MMAGWKFSAFSSVFVSIFLVIAVRVASGNQPGLVHRTFQYKYSFKPPYLAQKDGTVPFWEYGGNAIASAESVRIAPSLRSQKGAIWTKSKTTFDWWDVEIVFRVSGRGRVGADGLAFWYTTEKGDYNGDVFGSSDRWSGLGLFFDSFDNDNKHNNPYIMAVLNDGTKKFDHQNDGTTQLLSGCLRDFRNKPFPTRARIEYYNNVLTVLFHNGMTNNNEDYEMCLRAEGVQLPKAGYFGLSAATGGLADDHDVFHFLTTSLHPAGQDPQQPSDEADRLSKEYLEYQKKLEQQKEDYRREHPDKAPKEELDDWFESDNQRELRQIWQAQSGMTEVIRDLSRKMDEVIGRQERTLGLLSVGGGGAPHQGTGAPAQGGAMQPAAVISRHEVEALLQNNNYIAQTSKEIRQIIGDLAMRTDTILQNQARQPTAQVQASGYETQGLLNEMRESMNNVKQGLAQIGHTLSTKDGGGAGCPTSNCLGLTTFLVITVIQLSLVFCYSLFRDSREAKAKKFY from the exons ATGATGGCCGGGTGGAAGTTTTCCGCATTTAGTAGTGTTTTCGTGAGCATTTTCCTCGTGATTGCCGTGCGTGTGGCAAGTGGGAATCAACCTGGGCTCGTGCATCGCACATTCCAGTACAAATACTCCTTCAAACCACCGTATTTGGCACAAAAAGACGGCACTGTACCGTTCTGGGAGTATGGAGGAA ATGCCATTGCTAGTGCTGAAAGTGTGAGAATTGCACCATCACTTAGGAGCCAAAAGGGAGCAATTTGGACCAAGAGTAAAACAACATTCGACTGGTGGGATGTTGAAATTGTTTTCCGGGTATCAGGAAGAGGAAGAGTTGGTGCTGATGGGCTG GCTTTCTGGTACACCACCGAGAAGGGAGACTACAATGGGGATGTCTTTGGGTCATCTGATCGCTGGTCAGGTCTTGGGCTCTTCTTTGACTCCTTCGACAATGATAACAAGCACAATAATCCCTACATCATGGCAGTCCTCAATGATGGTACAAAGAAGTTTGATCATCAAAATGATGGGACAACGCAGCTACTTTCCGGATGCTTGAGGGATTTCCGCAATAAGCCCTTCCCGACGCGTGCACGCATTGAATACTACAACAATGTCCTCACGGTACTCTTCCACAATGGCATGACGAATAACAATGAGGACTACGAGATGTGTCTTCGCGCCGAGGGGGTTCAACTCCCAAAAGCTGGCTACTTTGGTCTGTCGGCAGCTACGGGTGGCTTGGCGGATGATCATGATGTCTTCCACTTCCTCACGACATCTCTCCATCCCGCCGGGCAGGATCCGCAGCAGCCATCCGACGAAGCTGATCGTCTGTCCAAGGAGTACCTGGAGTACCAGAAGAAATTGGAGCAGCAAAAGGAGGATTACCGGCGTGAGCATCCCGATAAGGCGCCCAAAGAGGAGCTCGATGATTGGTTTGAGAGTGACAATCAGCGGGAATTGCGACAAATCTGGCAAGCACAGAGTGGCATGACGGAGGTGATTCGGGATCTTTCCCGGAAAATGGATGAGGTCATTGGACGGCAGGAACGTACTCTTGGTCTTCTATCCGTTGGCGGTGGTGGTGCCCCGCATCAGGGAACAGGAGCTCCCGCCCAGGGAGGTGCAATGCAACCAGCTGCTGTCATTTCGCGCCACGAAGTTGAAGCTCTCCTGCAGAATAACAACTACATCGCTCAAACATCCAAGGAGATTCGTCAAATTATCGGAGATCTTGCCATGCGTACCGATACCATCTTGCAAAATCAGGCACGTCAACCCACGGCTCAGGTTCAAGCGTCTGGCTACGAGACGCAGGGATTGTTGAATGAAATGCGCGAATCCATGAATAATGTTAAACAAGGATTGGCGCAAATTGGGCATACGCTCAGTACGAAGGATGGTGGAGGTGCTGGATGTCCAACAAGTAATTGTCTGGGACTCACAACTTTCCTCGTCATCACCGTCATTCAGCTCAGTTTGGTGTTCTGCTACAGTTTGTTCAG agaTTCGCGGGAGGCAAAGGCAAAGAAGTTCTACTaa
- the LOC129792010 gene encoding thioredoxin-like, whose product MFHLTSRSVHVSRIVGQGRKLLHTSRPRWSNIYKIQTQEEFTEKVTKSPTPVIVDFFATWCGPCKMLTPRIESIIQENEGKISLLKVDVDEHSDLALDYEVSSVPVLVAFNKGKEANRIIGLQDTDKLRKWVGDVVNKSS is encoded by the exons atgttccatttGACTTCTCGTAGTGTCCACGTGTCCAGGATTGTGGGACAAGGACGAAAGCTTCTACACACATCCCGTCCACGATGGAGCAACATCTACAAAATCCAGACGCAGGAGGAATTCACGGAAAAGGTCACAAAGAGCCCAACACCGGtcattgtggatttttttgcaac CTGGTGCGGTCCGTGCAAGATGCTAACACCGAGGATTGAATCGATTATCCAggaaaatgagggaaaaatcTCACTCCTAAAG GTGGATGTTGATGAGCATAGTGACCTCGCATTGGACTATGAGGTTTCATCCGTTCCTGTGTTGGTTGCTTTCAACAAAGGCAAGGAAGCAAATCGAATTATTGGGCTCCAAGATACTGACAAGCTACGCAAATGGGTTGGAGATGTTGTGAATAAGTCCTCCTAG
- the LOC129791842 gene encoding protein ERGIC-53 isoform X3 has product MQTFLAEDGVKIDAIASAESVRIAPSLRSQKGAIWTKSKTTFDWWDVEIVFRVSGRGRVGADGLAFWYTTEKGDYNGDVFGSSDRWSGLGLFFDSFDNDNKHNNPYIMAVLNDGTKKFDHQNDGTTQLLSGCLRDFRNKPFPTRARIEYYNNVLTVLFHNGMTNNNEDYEMCLRAEGVQLPKAGYFGLSAATGGLADDHDVFHFLTTSLHPAGQDPQQPSDEADRLSKEYLEYQKKLEQQKEDYRREHPDKAPKEELDDWFESDNQRELRQIWQAQSGMTEVIRDLSRKMDEVIGRQERTLGLLSVGGGGAPHQGTGAPAQGGAMQPAAVISRHEVEALLQNNNYIAQTSKEIRQIIGDLAMRTDTILQNQARQPTAQVQASGYETQGLLNEMRESMNNVKQGLAQIGHTLSTKDGGGAGCPTSNCLGLTTFLVITVIQLSLVFCYSLFRDSREAKAKKFY; this is encoded by the exons ATGCAGACATTCCTGGCTGAAGATGGAGTGAAAATTG ATGCCATTGCTAGTGCTGAAAGTGTGAGAATTGCACCATCACTTAGGAGCCAAAAGGGAGCAATTTGGACCAAGAGTAAAACAACATTCGACTGGTGGGATGTTGAAATTGTTTTCCGGGTATCAGGAAGAGGAAGAGTTGGTGCTGATGGGCTG GCTTTCTGGTACACCACCGAGAAGGGAGACTACAATGGGGATGTCTTTGGGTCATCTGATCGCTGGTCAGGTCTTGGGCTCTTCTTTGACTCCTTCGACAATGATAACAAGCACAATAATCCCTACATCATGGCAGTCCTCAATGATGGTACAAAGAAGTTTGATCATCAAAATGATGGGACAACGCAGCTACTTTCCGGATGCTTGAGGGATTTCCGCAATAAGCCCTTCCCGACGCGTGCACGCATTGAATACTACAACAATGTCCTCACGGTACTCTTCCACAATGGCATGACGAATAACAATGAGGACTACGAGATGTGTCTTCGCGCCGAGGGGGTTCAACTCCCAAAAGCTGGCTACTTTGGTCTGTCGGCAGCTACGGGTGGCTTGGCGGATGATCATGATGTCTTCCACTTCCTCACGACATCTCTCCATCCCGCCGGGCAGGATCCGCAGCAGCCATCCGACGAAGCTGATCGTCTGTCCAAGGAGTACCTGGAGTACCAGAAGAAATTGGAGCAGCAAAAGGAGGATTACCGGCGTGAGCATCCCGATAAGGCGCCCAAAGAGGAGCTCGATGATTGGTTTGAGAGTGACAATCAGCGGGAATTGCGACAAATCTGGCAAGCACAGAGTGGCATGACGGAGGTGATTCGGGATCTTTCCCGGAAAATGGATGAGGTCATTGGACGGCAGGAACGTACTCTTGGTCTTCTATCCGTTGGCGGTGGTGGTGCCCCGCATCAGGGAACAGGAGCTCCCGCCCAGGGAGGTGCAATGCAACCAGCTGCTGTCATTTCGCGCCACGAAGTTGAAGCTCTCCTGCAGAATAACAACTACATCGCTCAAACATCCAAGGAGATTCGTCAAATTATCGGAGATCTTGCCATGCGTACCGATACCATCTTGCAAAATCAGGCACGTCAACCCACGGCTCAGGTTCAAGCGTCTGGCTACGAGACGCAGGGATTGTTGAATGAAATGCGCGAATCCATGAATAATGTTAAACAAGGATTGGCGCAAATTGGGCATACGCTCAGTACGAAGGATGGTGGAGGTGCTGGATGTCCAACAAGTAATTGTCTGGGACTCACAACTTTCCTCGTCATCACCGTCATTCAGCTCAGTTTGGTGTTCTGCTACAGTTTGTTCAG agaTTCGCGGGAGGCAAAGGCAAAGAAGTTCTACTaa
- the LOC129791892 gene encoding serine--tRNA ligase, cytoplasmic, with translation MVLDIDVFRSDKGHDPDAVRKNQVKRFKDVALVETVIECDTEWRNRRHKADNWNRLKNTCSKAIGEKMKKKEPAGDDAEPVPEGIVGNLEGITPEELKTLTPNQIKKVRVLIDEAIEANEKALQEAETKRNGALREVGNYLHESVPVSNDEDENRVERTFGDCSKTGKYSHVDLIHMIDGMNGEKGAVVAGSRGYFLTGPAVFLEQALIQHALHILFRKGYKPLYTPFFMRKEVMQEVAQLSQFDEELYKVVGKGSEKVEEGSLDEKYLIATSEQPIAAFHRDEWISESALPIKYAGMSTCFRQEAGSHGRDTRGIFRVHQFEKIEQFVLTSPFDDESWKMMDEMIGNAEEFCQSLGIPYRIVNIVSGALNHAASKKLDLEAWFGGSQAFRELVSCSNCLDYQARRLLVRYGQTKKMNTSVDFVHMLNATMCATTRVICAILETHQTETGVKVPEVLKKYMPECYQEEIPFVKPAPIENEKVAKKDKGKK, from the coding sequence ATGGTTCTGGACATCGATGTATTTCGCAGTGATAAGGGACACGATCCCGATGCAGTGAGGAAGAATCAGGTGAAGAGATTTAAGGATGTGGCACTCGTGGAGACGGTGATTGAGTGCGACACCGAATGGAGGAATCGCAGGCACAAGGCGGACAATTGGAATCGCCTCAAGAATACATGCAGCAAGGCCATTGgggagaagatgaagaagaaggagcCAGCTGGGGATGATGCTGAGCCCGTGCCGGAGGGAATTGTTGGGAATCTCGAGGGGATTACGCCCGAGGAGCTGAAGACGTTGACGCCGAATCAAATTAAGAAGGTTCGTGTGCTGATTGACGAGGCCATTGAGGCCAATGAGAAGGCCCTTCAGGAGGCTGAGACGAAGCGCAATGGAGCTCTGCGCGAGGTGGGAAATTACCTCCATGAATCCGTGCCCGTGAGCAATGATGAGGATGAGAATCGTGTGGAGAGAACTTTTGGGGATTGCAGCAAAACCGGGAAATACTCACATGTTGATCTTATTCACATGATTGATGGGATGAATGGCGAGAAGGGAGCTGTGGTTGCGGGATCCAGGGGGTATTTCCTCACGGGACCAGCTGTCTTCCTGGAGCAGGCACTCATTCAGCATGCACTGCATATTCTCTTCCGGAAGGGCTACAAACCCCTCTATACGCCCTTCTTCATGCGCAAGGAAGTGATGCAGGAAGTGGCTCAGCTGTCGCAATTCGACGAGGAGCTGTACAAGGTGGTCGGGAAGGGAAGTGAGAAAGTTGAGGAGGGTTCTCTGGATGAGAAATACTTGATTGCAACGTCGGAGCAGCCAATTGCAGCTTTTCATCGTGATGAGTGGATTTCGGAATCGGCGCTACCCATTAAATATGCCGGGATGTCCACGTGCTTCCGGCAGGAGGCTGGCTCCCACGGGAGGGACACTCGTGGCATCTTCCGGGTGCATCAATTTGAGAAGATTGAGCAATTTGTACTCACATCACCCTTTGACGATGAATCGTGGAAAATGATGGATGAGATGATTGGCAATGCCGAGGAGTTTTGTCAATCCCTCGGTATTCCCTATAGGATTGTTAACATCGTATCAGGAGCCCTGAATCATGCTGCTTCAAAGAAACTCGACTTGGAGGCGTGGTTTGGTGGTTCCCAGGCATTCCGGGAGCTTGTCTCCTGCAGCAACTGCCTGGACTACCAAGCTAGGCGCCTCCTTGTGCGCTATGGGCAAACGAAGAAGATGAACACCAGCGTGGATTTCGTTCATATGCTCAATGCGACCATGTGCGCCACAACCAGGGTGATCTGTGCCATCCTGGAGACACATCAAACGGAAACTGGTGTGAAAGTTCCGGAAGTTCTCAAGAAATACATGCCAGAGTGCTACCAGGAGGAGATTCCCTTCGTCAAGCCGGCTCCCATTGAGAATGAGAAAGTCGCGAAGAAGGACAAGGGGAAGAAATAG
- the LOC129791854 gene encoding uncharacterized protein LOC129791854: MSEITSGVMNQETEVVFEKLRSCFETRRAVLILPGDESIAIWTRDDHFAYFAFIPSRESLFLVAKLEDLVTTMKFIFNSDTFYRICEMEVTKLEEASTGMIPDNLPGRGYVEIDEDLAILRGTLQLGTLQASNGDSQGLFAGYTAIIFAHATPLNSWDSDTLDRVLMMSESLTRKSLNAGKTKFSYFVSCGPFRVHLDTEITFYRDFAEILEDRHHLERTLAAGWSLVMEFSGIYWTIMLQNIFYLFNPYENSNAFGSSLQMHQNLRNVLGIVGSAVGEDSKATVHIVRIVSCEEAGSTTPTTQNPEIPEELEEVERALEMWDQDGLASQEELRENQEEKERQMKELTEELKKKRKDIQMKLKRAKSHGDYHESPSSSVSERISSCSSLSNTLNPPQNTPSFHRDVIQDVQEMQEVAEMSRESQGIAPVQESSQEGSIMEFSDEFPESPFQENNQIPPTGKTFEIPIESVPQTGKTFQIPTESVPSTGKTFEMHREPLPPSRDTSPSETIAKDNLVVLQSSTGSRESLSKLLRKGLTLSSRFLITTPKKRFLLFHRAQHLFLYRGCICNVRHFPIGVTDEAKFLRFRKIHEVITHIRKANADE; encoded by the coding sequence ATGTCAGAAATCACATCGGGAGTTATGAATCAAGAGACGGAGGTTGTTTTTGAGAAGCTGAGAAGTTGCTTTGAGACCCGGAGGGCAGTTTTAATTCTTCCCGGAGACGAGAGTATCGCCATCTGGACACGAGATGAtcattttgcatattttgccTTCATCCCAAGCCGGGAGAGTCTCTTCCTCGTTGCTAAGCTGGAAGATTTGGTCACAACGATGAAATTCATCTTCAATTCAGACACATTCTACCGGATTTGCGAAATGGAAGTGACAAAATTAGAGGAAGCGAGCACAGGGATGATTCCGGATAATTTACCCGGGAGAGGATACGTCGAGATTGATGAGGATTTAGCCATTCTTCGGGGAACTCTTCAACTTGGAACTCTTCAGGCAAGCAATGGAGATTCTCAGGGACTTTTTGCAGGCTACACAGCCATTATCTTTGCCCATGCAACACCTCTCAATTCCTGGGATTCAGACACACTCGATAGAGTCCTTATGATGAGTGAGAGTCTCACAAGAAAGTCCCTGAATGCGGGAAAAACGAAATTCTCCTATTTTGTCTCATGTGGCCCCTTTCGGGTGCATCTGGACACGGAAATTACTTTCTACAGGGATTTTGCGGAAATTCTGGAAGATCGGCATCATCTTGAGCGAACTTTGGCGGCTGGATGGTCACTTGTAATGGAATTCAGTGGAATCTACTGGACAATAATGCTGCAGAATATTTTCTATCTCTTCAATCCCTATGAGAATTCCAATGCTTTTGGATCATCCCTGCAAATGCATCAGAATTTACGGAATGTCCTGGGAATTGTGGGCAGTGCAGTTGGTGAGGATTCCAAGGCAACTGTTCACATTGTGAGAATTGTATCTTGCGAGGAGGCAGGATCAACTACACCAACAACACAAAATCCCGAAATTCCGGAAGAATTGGAGGAAGTTGAAAGGGCGCTGGAAATGTGGGATCAGGATGGGCTTGCAAGCCAGGAGGAATTGCGTGAAAATCAAGAAGAGAAGGAGAGACAAATGAAAGAATTAACTGAAGAGCTCAAGAAGAAACGGAAGGATATTCAAATGAAGCTCAAAAGAGCTAAATCTCATGGAGATTATCACGAAAGTCCCTCCAGCAGTGTTTCAGAGAGAATATCATCTTGTTCTAGCCTCTCCAACACACTAAATCCCCCACAGAATACACCCAGCTTCCACAGGGATGTAATACAAGATGTGCAGGAGATGCAGGAAGTCGCCGAAATGAGCAGAGAAAGTCAAGGAATCGCTCCTGTCCAAGAGAGTAGTCAGGAAGGAAGTATTATGGAATTTTCCGATGAATTCCCCGAATCCCCTTTCCAGGAAAACAATCAAATCCCACCAACGGGgaaaacctttgaaattccCATAGAATCAGTTCCACAAACGGGGAAAACCTTTCAAATTCCCACAGAATCAGTTCCATCAACGGGGAAAACCTTTGAAATGCACCGAGAACCTCTTCCACCATCTCGAGACACTTCCCCGTCAGAGACAATTGCAAAGGATAATCTAGTTGTTTTGCAATCTTCAACAGGAAGCAGAGAGAGCCTGAGCAAACTCCTCCGGAAGGGATTAACGCTGTCCAGTAGATTCCTCATAACAACGCCCAAGAAGCGTTTTCTCCTCTTCCACAGAGCTCAGCATCTCTTCCTCTATCGCGGATGTATTTGCAATGTACGCCACTTCCCAATAGGAGTCACAGATGAGGCGAAATTCCTTCGTTTCCGGAAAATTCACGAAGTTATCACGCACATCCGGAAGGCTAATGCGGATGAATAA
- the LOC129791976 gene encoding superoxide dismutase [Cu-Zn], whose amino-acid sequence MFLGTWAILWVAHAALANPLLLDDDLLLPEQPRALRQVAPGRDFLFLNNQVAPIWRASATLTGDNAEGGPGGSATFRQFTDFDPVVVNLNVTGITAGKHAVHIHQYGDLTESCKSTGPHFRRSLIGNIEAKEDGTASVEFASPYLSLCGPNGIIGRSLVIHEKPIEYNRFPDIATPPSESQEDNPTPPQTEEQKVGNIVACGVITITKGKE is encoded by the exons ATGTTCTTGGGCACTTGGGCAATTTTGTGGGTGGCCCACGCAGCCCTGGCAAATCCCCTTTTGCTCGACGATGACCTCCTGCTGCCGGAACAGCCACGAGCACTGCGACAGGTAGCCCCTGGGAgggattttctctttctcaacAATCAAGTAGCCCCCATTTGGCGTGCCTCCGCCACCCTCACGGGGGACAATGCCGAAGGTGGACCCGGTGGGAGTGCAACATTCCGTCAATTCACTGACTTTGATCCCGTTGTTGTGAATCTCAATGTGACGGGAATCACAGCAGGCAAGCACGCGGTACACATTCATCAGTATGGTGATCTCACGGAAAGCTGTAAATCCACAGGGCCACACTTCCGGAGGAGTTTG ATTGGCAATATTGAAGCAAAGGAAGATGGAACGGCATCAGTGGAATTTGCCAGCCCCTATTTGAGTCTCTGCGGTCCCAATGGGATCATTGGGCGATCCTTGGTTATCCATGAGAAACCCATTGAGTACAATCGCTTCCCAGATATCGCCACACCACCGTCGGAATCACAAGAAGACAACCCCACACCCCCGCAGACGGAAGAGCAGAAAGTGGGGAATATCGTTGCATGTGGCGTGATTACCATCACCAAGGGGAAGGAgtga